TGGCCAGGCGGGGTGACGTCTGCCCGAGCAGCGTGCCGTGCACGGTGTCCACGGCCAGCAGCCGCCCGTCGGCCGCCGAGAAGTACAGCCGGTCGTCGGCGGCGACGAGCGCAGAGGCGTTGGCGACGGAGGTGTCCAGCCGCCAGAGCCGGGCCGAGGGTTTGGATCCCACGGTGGTGGTGAAGGCGGTGAGCCCGCCGTCCGAGGACAGCACATAGACCGAACCGCCGTGCGCGACGACGCTCGTGGCGGCCACCGGCGTACCGAGCGGCACCCGGTGCTCGCGCTTGGCGGCAGGGTCATAGCTGACGATCGTGGAGATCCGCGTGTCCGCGTCGGCGGCGCTGAGATGGAGGACGCCGCCCGGTCCGGCCCCCACGGAGGTCAGATTGCCGTCGGCCGTCCGCTGCCACAGCGTCGTGCCGCGCACCGGGTCGAGCGCGACGATCTGCGTGCGGCGCCCGTCGGGGGACGGGGTGACCGCATAGGCGGGCCCGGTCCCGTACGAGGAGAAGACGGGCTTGGCGTGACCGGGCAGCCCGTGGCGCCACCGCTGCTTGTTCGTGGCCGCGTCGACGGCGGTGACCACTCCGTCCGCCGCGACCAGCAGCACGGTGTCGCCCGCGTGGAACACCCGGCCCCGGAACGCCGACACGTCCCGCGTCCAGCGCGGCTCGCCCGACGCCGGGTCGAGGGCCGACAGCCGCCGACCGTCCGGCGCCAGTACGTGCACCAGGCCGCCGGAGACGACGGGCGCGCTCGGCGCGCCGTCACCGGGCCGCGCCGACCCGCCCGCCACCTGCCGCCGCCAGGCCACCTCGCCGTCACCGGGCCGGATCCGGGCCGCCGACACCCCGCGCGCGGAGCAGTACAGGGCCGATTTCCCGTACGCACAGAACCCGGCCCGCACCTCGCCGTCGCCCGCCGCGTCCTCCCGCACGGACGTCTCCCACGGCTGCCAGGCGGCACCCATCGGCGTGGGGCGGGCCCCTGACGGCCGGTGCAGCCCGTCCACCTCGTGCAGCGCCCAGTACCCGCCGGCGACGGCCAGCGCCACGACGGCCACGGCGGCAGCGGCGATCCACCGGTTCCGCCGCCGGAGCCGGGCCTTACGGGGGAGGGGCGCCTCGGCGGGCTCCGCGGAGCCGGTGCGCCCGGAGGTAACGGGCCCTGCGGCCGGGGCGGGGGTGCTGCTGTTCCGCTGCTCGGGGACCTGAGGCGGGAACGGTGCGGAGGCAGTGGGGGCAGCAGGAGGAGTAAGAGGGGAGGAGGGGGACGTGTGCGGCAGCATGGCCATGATCGCGTCGGGCGTCGGCCGGTCCGCGGGCTCCTTCGCCAGGCACGCGAGGATCAGCGGAACGAGATCCTCCGGCACACCGGCCAGCTCCGGCTCGTTGTGCACCACCTGGTACGCGACGATGTACGGGCTCTCCGACTCGAACGGCCCCCGCCCGGTCGCCGCGTGGACCAGCAGCGAGGCCAGCGCGAACACATCCGCCGCGGGCCCGACCTCCCGCGGCCGCTGGAACTGCTCGGGCGCCATGAACGGCGGGGTCCCGATCAGCTTCCCGGTCTCGGTGCGCAATTCACTGTCGTACGGCCGCGAGATACCGAAGTCGATCACCTTCGGCCCGTCCTCGGCGAGCAGCACATTGCTCGGCTTGAGGTCCCGGTGCACGACTCCCGCGCGATGGATGTCGCGCAGCGCCTCCGCGAGCCCCGCAGCCAGCCTGCGCACCTCGTCGGGGCTCAACGGACCGTTCCGCTTCACCCGCTCGGCAAGGGTGGGGCCGGGAATGCAGAGGGTGGCCATCCAGGGCCGCTCATCGTCCGGATCCGCGTCCACGACCGGCGCGGTGAACGCTCCGCTCACCCGCCGGGCGGCCGCGACCTCCTGCCGGAACCGCGCTCTGAACTCCGGATCCACCGCGTACTCGGCGTGCACCACCTTGACCGCGAGAGGCAGCCCCGACGCGGAGCGCGCCAGGTGCACCACGCCCATGCCACCGGAGCCGAGACGCCCTTCCAACCGGTACCGGCCGGCATACTCCGGCTCCTCCGCTTCCGGGCCCGTCCCGGACATGCGCAGCGGCGGCATTCCCCCACCCCCGTTGTATTTCGGCCGCGTCAGGCGGCGTGCCGGAGCCTAGTCGATGGCACCTCACAGACCCGGAAGCCATGCCGAGCGGTCTTGCTAGCCTGCACATGACATACAGACGGACCCAGATTTCCGACGACTGTCCGACGACTTTCGACGCGTGCACGGGGGAGGGCCGGATGGCCACCGAGGAATTCACCGAGACCAGCGGCAACGACGAGAGCGCGGCGCTCTCGGTCCAGGCCGCCACGGCCGTGGCCTACTACCCGCTCGCCCCGGGGTACCAGGTCAACGTCCGCCGGGGCCCGAGCTCGACCAGCCAGCTCATCAAGGTCCTCCCGCAGGGCTCCAGCGTGCCGATCCGCTGCCAGACCCGCGGCGAGACGGTCTCCGGCCCGTGCGGCACCACGGACATCTGGGACAGCATCGCGCCGGGACAGTACGTGTCGGACGCGTATGTGAAGACGGGCAGCAGCGGCTTCGTGGCGGTCCGCTGCTCGGGCTGACGCCACCGGCTCCGCCCCTCCGGCCCGATCCTCCGGGCCCGGGTTTCCGGTCGACGGCGATAATCGACATATGAGCGATGAGCACGAGGCAGCGGGTCCGCAGCCGGAGCCGATCCGGTTCTTCGGGACGACCTGGGTCGAGCACGACGGCGGTTACGCACTGCGCAGGGCGGGCGTCGCCGTGGGCGCGCTCGCCGCGGCGGCGGCCGGCGCGTTCGTCCTCCGCTTCGGATACGAGGGCCTGGCCGTCGCCGAGGTCGGCAACCTGGTCAACATGCTGGTGGTCGTCGCCTTCGCCGTGTGCAGCGCCCTCGCCTTCCGCCGGACCTGGGAGGGCTTCCAGCGCCGCCCGGACCCGGCGGCCGACCCGGCGGCCGAGAAGTCGATGCGGAGCATCCTCATGATCGGCTTCATCGGGTCGCTGCTCGCCTACTTCTTCCGAGCCCTGCGCGAGGCGCCGGGCGAGCGGCTCCACCGCGAGGAGTACGAGGAGGCGCGCACCCGGTACGACCGCCGCCGCACGACCCGTACGGGCAACCCGGCGGCGCGGAAGAAGAAGCGCAAGAGCTAGGCCAGGGATCGGGCTCTGGGACCAGACTCAAGGATCAGGCTCACGAGCGGGCGCACCCGGGGTGGAGCACCCCCGGGGCTCGTGTAGAGTTCTCCGAGTTGCCACGGCGTCCGCGAGGACGGTGAGGCGGCACTTCACGCCTCACTGGCGGCAATCTCTACTGCACGGCCCTTGAACGGGATCGATTTCGGCATGCCGGAATTCGGGACCGGGTTCCGATTAGGAACTGCCGGGGGAATCCGGTAAAGTAGTGATCACGCCGAAAGGCGCGAAACAAATCCCCGCCGACGGGGAATCGGAAACGAATTCGAGCCGGGAACGGCACGGAAAAGGATCTGATAGAGTCGGAACCGCCGGAAAGCGAAAGCGAAACGGTGGGACCCCGCTCCAGCAGGGGGCCAGGGCCGGAAACGGATCTGGTAAGGTTGGAAACACGAAATACCGAAGGGAAGCGCCCGGAGGAAAGCCCGAGAGGGTGAGTACAAAGGAAGCGTCCGTTCCTTGAGAACTCAACAGCGTGCCAAAAGTCAACGCCAGACTATAAAATACCCCGTCTCCGGTCGCTCTGCGATCGGGACGCGGTTCCTTTGAAAGTCCTGCCGGTCCCTTTGGGGTCTGGTGGGCAACAACACAGCGAGGACGCTGTGCACGACCGGACTTATTCCGTCTGGTTGTGCCGCTCAACGCGAGTGTCACCCGATTACGGGTAAACATTCACGGAGAGTTTGATCCTGGCTCAGGACGAACGCTGGCGGCGTGCTTAACACATGCAAGTCGAACGATGAAGCCTTTCGGGGTGGATTAGTGGCGAACGGGTGAGTAACACGTGGGCAATCTGCCCTTCACTCTGGGACAAGCCCTGGAAACGGGGTCTAATACCGGATACGACCTGCCTCCGCATGGGGGTGGGTGGAAAGCTCCGGCGGTGAAGGATGAGCCCGCGGCCTATCAGCTTGTTGGTGGGGTAATGGCCTACCAAGGCGACGACGGGTAGCCGGCCTGAGAGGGCGACCGGCCACACTGGGACTGAGACACGGCCCAGACTCCTACGGGAGGCAGCAGTGGGGAATATTGCACAATGGGCGAAAGCCTGATGCAGCGACGCCGCGTGAGGGATGACGGCCTTCGGGTTGTAAACCTCTTTCAGCAGGGAAGAAGCGAGAGTGACGGTACCTGCAGAAGAAGCGCCGGCTAACTACGTGCCAGCAGCCGCGGTAATACGTAGGGCGCAAGCGTTGTCCGGAATTATTGGGCGTAAAGAGCTCGTAGGCGGCTTGTTGCGTCGGATGTGAAAGCCCGGGGCTTAACCCCGGGTCTGCATTCGATACGGGCAGGCTAGAGTGTGGTAGGGGAGATCGGAATTCCTGGTGTAGCGGTGAAATGCGCAGATATCAGGAGGAACACCGGTGGCGAAGGCGGATCTCTGGGCCATTACTGACGCTGAGGAGCGAAAGCGTGGGGAGCGAACAGGATTAGATACCCTGGTAGTCCACGCCGTAAACGTTGGGAACTAGGTGTTGGCGACATTCCACGTCGTCGGTGCCGCAGCTAACGCATTAAGTTCCCCGCCTGGGGAGTACGGCCGCAAGGCTAAAACTCAAAGGAATTGACGGGGGCCCGCACAAGCAGCGGAGCATGTGGCTTAATTCGACGCAACGCGAAGAACCTTACCAAGGCTTGACATATACCGGAAACGGCCAGAGATGGTCGCCCCCTTGTGGTCGGTATACAGGTGGTGCATGGCTGTCGTCAGCTCGTGTCGTGAGATGTTGGGTTA
The window above is part of the Streptomyces syringium genome. Proteins encoded here:
- a CDS encoding SH3 domain-containing protein encodes the protein MATEEFTETSGNDESAALSVQAATAVAYYPLAPGYQVNVRRGPSSTSQLIKVLPQGSSVPIRCQTRGETVSGPCGTTDIWDSIAPGQYVSDAYVKTGSSGFVAVRCSG
- a CDS encoding serine/threonine-protein kinase, coding for MPPLRMSGTGPEAEEPEYAGRYRLEGRLGSGGMGVVHLARSASGLPLAVKVVHAEYAVDPEFRARFRQEVAAARRVSGAFTAPVVDADPDDERPWMATLCIPGPTLAERVKRNGPLSPDEVRRLAAGLAEALRDIHRAGVVHRDLKPSNVLLAEDGPKVIDFGISRPYDSELRTETGKLIGTPPFMAPEQFQRPREVGPAADVFALASLLVHAATGRGPFESESPYIVAYQVVHNEPELAGVPEDLVPLILACLAKEPADRPTPDAIMAMLPHTSPSSPLTPPAAPTASAPFPPQVPEQRNSSTPAPAAGPVTSGRTGSAEPAEAPLPRKARLRRRNRWIAAAAVAVVALAVAGGYWALHEVDGLHRPSGARPTPMGAAWQPWETSVREDAAGDGEVRAGFCAYGKSALYCSARGVSAARIRPGDGEVAWRRQVAGGSARPGDGAPSAPVVSGGLVHVLAPDGRRLSALDPASGEPRWTRDVSAFRGRVFHAGDTVLLVAADGVVTAVDAATNKQRWRHGLPGHAKPVFSSYGTGPAYAVTPSPDGRRTQIVALDPVRGTTLWQRTADGNLTSVGAGPGGVLHLSAADADTRISTIVSYDPAAKREHRVPLGTPVAATSVVAHGGSVYVLSSDGGLTAFTTTVGSKPSARLWRLDTSVANASALVAADDRLYFSAADGRLLAVDTVHGTLLGQTSPRLARAGRGYLELLPAPVAADGKVFGAAPDGTVFAVDAGSPSRWR